A window of Candidatus Eremiobacteraceae bacterium genomic DNA:
GGCTCAGACTCTCGAAACGGACGACGTCAACGTCGTCCGCTCCGCGACGCGCGTCAACCGCCGCCTCAGCATGATCGGCGGCATCTCGCTTTTCATCGGGCTCATCTTGGGATTCGCGATCGCGGGCCAAGCCGGCTTCTCGATGACGTCGACGTGGCTTATCGTCACCTACGTCTGCGTCGTGATCCTCTTGGCGCTCGCGTTCGGCGTCCTCAACCCATTCATCGCCCGCTTGTCGGCG
This region includes:
- a CDS encoding DUF2269 family protein, whose product is MTVLIFFHVLAMFIAFALTTGTGIFMAQTLETDDVNVVRSATRVNRRLSMIGGISLFIGLILGFAIAGQAGFSMTSTWLIVTYVCVVILLALAFGVLNPFIARLSAAAEASVPQASPELKALLASPTPRVAGPLAGLMWITIIAMMVLKP